The following is a genomic window from Sphingobacterium spiritivorum.
GGTTGCTGAGATCAGACAGGCTGGTGTATCCAGTATCGATCAGTTACTGGAAGGAAAAGTAGCAGGCTTGCAATTGAGTAATCTGAACGGGGGGCCGAACAGTGCACCGCAAATCCGTATCAGAGGTACTGTATCATTAAACGGTACACAGGATCCGTTATGGGTAATCGACGGATTGCCAATAGAGGGAACAGCGCTTCCAAACAGTTTTGACAAGGACAATCTGAATAATCTGACCAATCTGCCTATTGCGGGCATCAATCCGGATGATATTGAAGATATCACCGTACTGAAGGATGCGGCAGCAACTTCTATATACGGAGCACGTGCCGCAAATGGGGTAATTGTGATCACAACCAAAAAAGGTAAAAAAGGACCTGCACAGGTGCAGATCAGTGCCAACAGTTTTGTATCGCAACGTCCGGATTATAATAAACTGAACCTGATGTCATCAAGTGAAAAAGTTGATTTTGAACTGGCCATGGCAAACAGAGCAGATCTGGATTACCGTGCGGACAGAGGGGCTGTTGCCCGTATTCTTGCGACAGGAAATGAACTGGATGCATTCAGAAAAGGCGGATTCAGTGCTTTATCCTCTGCAAGTCAGCAGGCTATCAATACTTTGCGCAATCAGCAGACCAATTGGGGAGACGAGCTTTTTCGTAATGCTGTTAATCAGCAATACACGGCTTCTGTGTCGGGTGGTACGGATGCGCATACATACTATATCTCAGGTGGGTTTTATGATGAGAAAGCTACTACCAAAGGTGTAGATATGCGTCGTTATTCACTTACATTCAGCAACAATTTTAATATCAACAGCAAACTAAAAGGAGGATTAAGCTTGTTGGGATCTGCCACAGACCGACACAATCTGATTCAGGATGCAGATGGCTTTTCTAATCCAAGCAAATATGCACGTACTGCGAATCCTTATTTACAGGTCAGAGATACCCAGGGGAATTATATATATGACCGGGATATAGAAGGGTTTGAAAAGAACACTTATATTCCTTTTAATGTTATCGAGGAGAGAGAAAATACTTCTTACTCCTTGGCGAACAAAAGCATGAAAGCTATCGCTAATCTGGAATATCAGATTATTCCTTCTTTATCAGTACGTACTGAGCTGGGACTCCAGTTTGAAGATGTGGGAACTGAACGTTTTGGAGATAAAGAGTCTTATTTTACCAGAAAATTCAGAGAAAATACCCGCTACTACGATAGTCAGACAAAACAATATAAATACTTCCTGCCGGATGGTGGTATTATTGAAAATAGCAGTAAAAGTGATTTTCAATACAACTGGAAATCTTTTGTGCAGTACAACAAGACATTCAACAGTCGTCATGAACTGGACGTCATGGCCGGTACCGAGCTGAGAAGATCAAAAAATACGCTGATCTCGACAAAAGGATTCGGGTTTAATCCTGTTACACTGACTACGCAGAATATTGTATTTCCAAACAGCAACTACCAGAATAACGGATTATACAGACAATATGCAAAAGCAATAGGAGAGACGGCATATGCTTCATTCTATGCTAATGCATCTTATACATTAGATCGTAAGTATAATGTTTACGGAAGTATACGCTACGACGGTTCGAATATGTTTGGGGTGGATCCAAAATACAGATTCCTTCCTATATGGTCTCTTTCCGGATCATGGAATGCTTCTGAAGAAGATTTTATCAAAGATATAGAAGCTATTTCTATGCTGAAGATACGCGGATCATATGGTATTCAGGGAAATATTGATCGTAATACATATCCGTTTATTGTCGGAAACTACAGTAATGCAACTTTACTGCCTGGAAGTAATGAACCTACTATCGTAGTGACAGCACCTGCCAATGACAAATTGCGTTGGGAGCGTACAGCATCCTGGAATGCCGGATTCGATCTGGGATTATGGAAAAACAGACTGGTAGTCACCGTTGATTACTACAACCGTGACAGTAAAGATCTGATCGGTAATAATGATCTTTCATTAGAGAATGGATTTGACCTTGTACAACGCAACTGGGCTTCAGTCAAGAATGATGGTATAGAGCTTTCTATTTCCAGTAAAAATATCAGCAGAGAACATTTTACCTGGTCTACGGATTTCAATATTGCACACAATCGTAACAAGCTGACACGTGTAGTCGCTAATCCCAAGGCATATATGCCTGACGGAAGAGCAGGGTTCCCGATCAACTCTATGTTTGTGCTGGAAACAGCAGGACTGGATAAGGACGGCGTTCCACAATTCTACGGTGATAACGGACAGGTGGTTTCTTTCGAGGATTTCTATGAGCTGTATGATCCATGGGCAGATTTTCTACCCGGATATAATGTAGCTACTAATATGACGGCAAGTAAGTATCAATCTAAATTTAAGTATAAAGGAAGCCTGGATCCGGAGTTTATCGGAGGTATGACCAACCGGTTCAGATATCATGATTTTGATCTTGCTGTATCCGCCATATTTAATATTAATAAACTGGTAAGACGTACACCTACTTACAATCCTTCATCACTAGACAGAGGAGCGAATAATACACGTGAAATGTTAGCGGTCGTGAAGGGAGAAAGTACATTGCCTGCTCTGGGCAGTTCCAATATTGAGCTGAATGAAAGATGGATGGCTTATAGCTGGATGATGGACAATGATCCGATCAATTCCTTCCAGTTTCTGGATATCTGGTCTAAAAAGATGAGTTATGCGCGTATCAACAGTATCCGTTTAGGGTATACCTTACCTCAATCGGTAAGCAGAAAGATTCGTTCATCTAATCTTCGCGTGAGTGTAGAGGGACGTAATCTGTTTGTATTCGGATCAGATTATACCGGATTTTTTGATCCGGAGACTTATGGTAATAATTATGCGCAGCCTATATCCAAATCTATTGCTTTTGGACTATCTGCCTCATTTTAACACTTATCTATACGAATATACAACATGAAAAAATATACCACATATCTCTGTCTTTTTTTGATGGGAACAGTTTTCTCCTCATGTGACAAATATCTGGACATACAGCCTGTCGGAACGGTAGTTCCTAAGACTGAGGCCGATTTCAGAGCCTTGATGACCAGTGGTTATCAATCGTTTCCTGCACAAAAATCTTATCTGAATCTCCGGACAGATGAACTGGCATTAGATGAAAATTCTACAGATTTGGCTGCAATACGTGATCTTCATCTTTGGAATGATCAAAATCCGGACGCTACAACATTACCTTACGCATGGCTGTCCTTTTACAAGACGATCTTCTATGCTAATCATGTTATCTCAAAAGCGGAAGAAGCAGCCGGTAATACAGAGGCTGTACAGCAGATCCGTGCGGAAGCCTATCTGATGCGTGCCTATTCGCATTTTGAGTTATTGAATTCGTATGCTGAGCAATACAATGCAGGTACGGCAGCGACTGATAAGGGTGTTCCGATATCCATTACTATAGATCTGGAACAAAAATTTCCGGCAGCTACAGTCGCGGCTGTATATAAGCAGATAGAAGCGGATATGCAGGCCGGTAATGCCTTATTGAATGTCAGCGATCAGCCTACAGCTGTAAAATACAGATTCAGCAAGCGTTCATACTATGCTTTTGAATCCCGTCTGAGATTGTATAAAGGAGAATGGAAACTAGCTATGGATGCAGCAGAAAAGGCTTTGGCTATCAAAGCTGATCTGGCAGACCTTAATAAAACCGGGACTGTGCTACCTAACGATTTTGAATCGCCAGAAATGATTCAGGCCTGGGAAGAGGTTGGTAAATCCAATGTAAGCACATCCACATTTATTTCATCAAAATTATTAGGCTTGTATAACCAAAAAGATGACTTGCGTTTCGCACGCTATTTTGGAAAACAAGGAAGCCGTAATTACGTTTCTTTAAAAGGTGGAAATATCCGTTATAATGTCAGTTTCCGAAATGCAGAATTATATCTGATTATTGCTGAAACAGCTGCACGTCTGGGAGACCGGCCTAAGGCTATAGGTGCTTTGACAACATTGTTGAAGAATCGACTGACACCAACCTACTTTGCGACACGCAGCACTGAACTAAATGCGATGCCGGATGCTGACCTGCTGAAAGAGATCATTACAGAACGTGCACGCGAATTGGCTCTGGAAGGTCTTCGCTGGAACGATATGAAACGTACAGATCGTCCGGAAGTTATTCATACTTTCTTCGGAAAAGAATACCGTCTTATCCAGAATGATCCGCGCTATGTGATTCGCTATCCTAAGGAAGCAATTGAAAAAAATCCTGATCTATAGTCATATATATGTAGATAGATATCCCCGTTCTTTAGAGAGTGGGGATTTTTTTTTAATTTCACGGCATGGCAATTCGTGTACTGATCGTAGAGGATGAAAGCTGGGCTTCAGAGAGCCTGCTGGAAATGTTGACGGAGCTGTGGAACGATGAGTATACTGCCGTTGTCAAATCTACTGTCCGGGATGTAATCAGTTGGTTAGGGAAAAATGAGACCGATCTTATTTTTATGGATATCCATCTTGGAGATGGCCTTAGCTTTGATATTTTCAATCATATCAAAATTCAGACTCCCGTTATTTTTACAACTGCATTTGATGAGTATGCATTGGAGGCATTCCGTAATCAGGGGTATGCTTACCTGCTAAAACCCTTTGAATTACCTGAACTGAAAGAAGCACTCAGTAAAGTGGAATCTCTTTTGCCGCGTGAGGAGATCGTACCCCAGTATAAAAACAGATTTCTGGTGCGTTATGGTATCCGGTTAAAATCTGTACCCGTAGAAGACATTGCGTATTTCATGGCTGATGATAAGCTTTTATACGGTTTTTCGGTGCAGGGAGATCGTTTTATTGTAGATGATACATTGAGTAAACTTGCCCCGAGATTAGATCCTGCATTTTTCTTTCAGATCAACCGTAAATTTATAATACATATCCAGTCTATTGCCGAAATGGTAAAGATGAGCCGCAACCGTATTAAACTACAATTGCATCCTCAGATACTGGACAATCTGGAGATTATTGTCAGTGAGGAGAAATCCAATGATTTTCAATTGTGGCTCGACAAATAAATCCTCTACATTTGCTGATGCGAACACCAGCAAATGTAGAGGACGTTACTTACCAAATAATTTTCTGAAGAAATTATCAGATCCGGAATTCTTTATATTTTCTTCTGCCACCTTCAGATTATCGGATACCATCTGGCTAAAATTGTATTGAAGTGATTGTCTGTAGTTTTGGGCTGCTTGTGCATACAGCTCAAGATCCAGTTGCGCACTACCCAGATGCTCATATAATTCTGCTACAATATCATCCGTGACACCTTCTTGCTGAGGCAGTACCTGTATGGCACTATCAGCATAGAAAATAGTTTTTTCATTTTCTGTCAGATGATAAGCACAATGTGTAGCCCAATACGCACACCAGAAATCAGGATTACCCATTGTGATACTTTGTTCAAAGCAATCAAGAGCAGCTTCATTATCTCTTTTATGTGCTACATAGAGATAGCCCATATTGTAAAAGGCCACTTGTGCGGATCGGATAGCCTCACGCTCGGAAGCCAGGTGTATGGCGTACTGATAACATTCTATTGCCTTGTCATAATTACCTTCTTCTGTAAAGATATTTGCCCGGGAGATCAATATACTTGGATTATCCGGCATTTCTTCCAGCAAAGCCTCTGTTTCTGCTGCTGCAGTAGCCGTATCCGGTTGTATGCCCAATGCAGCTTCAGCATTCGCTTTGTATATAAAAAAGTTGGTAAAGCAACGCACTATTTCAGGATCACTGATCAGCGGATCTGTAGCATCAATAGCATAGTATTCTTCCTGACCCAAAGAAATCCATTCCAATGCCTCTTCATGGTTTTTTAGTTCCATATGGGCATTACAGATATGATCTATTGTATTGAAATAAGTCAGAAAATCCATCTGTTCGGCAAAATCATCTATCAACAGTTCACCATCCTTTACAACTTCTGCAGAATTACCGGATTCCAGATATGCCCCGAACCTGTTTTGAAGAATTGCTGAGAAATAACTGTATTGCATACCTTCAGTGGTGACAGCCACTGCTTTGTCAGGTTGATCAAGCAGTCTCATTTCTACAGCCAGATTGTTGCAACACATCGCAAATGTGTGCGGATCTTCATTAAGTGGATTACCTGTTTTTTCCACTATTGTATTTCTGTACAGGCTGTATGCGCGCTCATAGTAGGATGTTTTCAGGCTTGTTAATCTTTTTCTTTCCGTTTCAGGCATTTCGGAATATTGATTTAGCAGGTAATTGATCTCTACACCTGCATTATATACCTCCATTGCCTCATCAGTCTCCATATTGATATGCAGGCTGGAAAAATCAGGTTGTGCAGTATTCCTATTGCGGATATTGAAGATACGGATCTGCAGGGTGGGAGAGGAGGATATGGCTACTGCCTTTTCGTAATATTTTGTTGCTGCTTCCCAGTCCTTCAACCAATAGAGTGCAGAACCTGCATGACGGATGCAGCTGTAATGCTCTGGTGCCAATGCTATTCCTTGTTTGCTCCACTGCACACACTGTATAAGCGCCTCTTCGCGGTCAGAATTAAAAATTTCGTTATTATCTAACGCTATAAGCCCGAGTATGGCACATAGATCCGGGTCGGGAGAGGTTTCATTCCATGTGTTGACTTGTTGATATAACTCGCTCAGTTCAGAGAGGTTTTCCGGCAGACAATGTCCTTGTATCCAATTCCTCGCTGCTAATTTATAGTTTCCTTCCTGAAGCGCCTGCCATGCCTGTTGCTGTAATGTTGTTTTCATTTTGTCACAGTATAATATATGGGGTAGAATTTCGGTATTGATTGAAGATCTGGCAGCCTTATCTTACACATAATCCGGATGACCTAATCTTTTACCTATTATTTATCTAAAATATATGGATTACCCTCAACATACGACAGTTGTTTACAATTCGTTACAAATGGTTTATGATTCGTATTCTAAGAAAGCTAAAAATGTAGTGTAGAGAGCTGTTTTTTTTTAATTTAACCTTATTTTGCTTATTCTGAAGATCATCCTATCAGGTAATAAAAATGTATCAGATAACAATGGTAATTAAGGAAGTTTATATTGATTTATTAATTCGAAAACACTTTCTTTTTACTATATGTTGATGCTGGGATCTTTCATTTCAGCTAAGGATGGAATAGCGTGACCATGTATTCTTCACATCATTTACAATACGTTTTTTATTCTGAAAATAAGCGCTATAATTTTTACTTTTTAGATTTCTTCTTTAATTTGTGTCCTGTAAACTTAAATTTTTGATTCCCGGTCATATATGAAATATCCAGTTCCTGAAAAGCAGATTATACTCGCATTGTCGAATGGAGATGAACGTGCATTTGAGGCTATTTATGGGCAGTATTTTCAGTCTGTATATCTGTTTGTGCAGGGATATGTCAAATCTCCGGATCTGGCTCAGGATATCTGTCAGGAGATAT
Proteins encoded in this region:
- a CDS encoding SusC/RagA family TonB-linked outer membrane protein; the encoded protein is MNRILLFLLFSCAQLLYAQDVITIKGRVLDASSQNPISGVTILLGSSAVSEDTGVPGQIQQSALGTLTDSNGAFELKVPKNTAFITVSFVGYESQNVKVNGGEKTIYLRTENQSLEEVIVTGYTDISKRKNTTAYNKLKVAEIRQAGVSSIDQLLEGKVAGLQLSNLNGGPNSAPQIRIRGTVSLNGTQDPLWVIDGLPIEGTALPNSFDKDNLNNLTNLPIAGINPDDIEDITVLKDAAATSIYGARAANGVIVITTKKGKKGPAQVQISANSFVSQRPDYNKLNLMSSSEKVDFELAMANRADLDYRADRGAVARILATGNELDAFRKGGFSALSSASQQAINTLRNQQTNWGDELFRNAVNQQYTASVSGGTDAHTYYISGGFYDEKATTKGVDMRRYSLTFSNNFNINSKLKGGLSLLGSATDRHNLIQDADGFSNPSKYARTANPYLQVRDTQGNYIYDRDIEGFEKNTYIPFNVIEERENTSYSLANKSMKAIANLEYQIIPSLSVRTELGLQFEDVGTERFGDKESYFTRKFRENTRYYDSQTKQYKYFLPDGGIIENSSKSDFQYNWKSFVQYNKTFNSRHELDVMAGTELRRSKNTLISTKGFGFNPVTLTTQNIVFPNSNYQNNGLYRQYAKAIGETAYASFYANASYTLDRKYNVYGSIRYDGSNMFGVDPKYRFLPIWSLSGSWNASEEDFIKDIEAISMLKIRGSYGIQGNIDRNTYPFIVGNYSNATLLPGSNEPTIVVTAPANDKLRWERTASWNAGFDLGLWKNRLVVTVDYYNRDSKDLIGNNDLSLENGFDLVQRNWASVKNDGIELSISSKNISREHFTWSTDFNIAHNRNKLTRVVANPKAYMPDGRAGFPINSMFVLETAGLDKDGVPQFYGDNGQVVSFEDFYELYDPWADFLPGYNVATNMTASKYQSKFKYKGSLDPEFIGGMTNRFRYHDFDLAVSAIFNINKLVRRTPTYNPSSLDRGANNTREMLAVVKGESTLPALGSSNIELNERWMAYSWMMDNDPINSFQFLDIWSKKMSYARINSIRLGYTLPQSVSRKIRSSNLRVSVEGRNLFVFGSDYTGFFDPETYGNNYAQPISKSIAFGLSASF
- a CDS encoding RagB/SusD family nutrient uptake outer membrane protein; the protein is MKKYTTYLCLFLMGTVFSSCDKYLDIQPVGTVVPKTEADFRALMTSGYQSFPAQKSYLNLRTDELALDENSTDLAAIRDLHLWNDQNPDATTLPYAWLSFYKTIFYANHVISKAEEAAGNTEAVQQIRAEAYLMRAYSHFELLNSYAEQYNAGTAATDKGVPISITIDLEQKFPAATVAAVYKQIEADMQAGNALLNVSDQPTAVKYRFSKRSYYAFESRLRLYKGEWKLAMDAAEKALAIKADLADLNKTGTVLPNDFESPEMIQAWEEVGKSNVSTSTFISSKLLGLYNQKDDLRFARYFGKQGSRNYVSLKGGNIRYNVSFRNAELYLIIAETAARLGDRPKAIGALTTLLKNRLTPTYFATRSTELNAMPDADLLKEIITERARELALEGLRWNDMKRTDRPEVIHTFFGKEYRLIQNDPRYVIRYPKEAIEKNPDL
- a CDS encoding LytR/AlgR family response regulator transcription factor; its protein translation is MAIRVLIVEDESWASESLLEMLTELWNDEYTAVVKSTVRDVISWLGKNETDLIFMDIHLGDGLSFDIFNHIKIQTPVIFTTAFDEYALEAFRNQGYAYLLKPFELPELKEALSKVESLLPREEIVPQYKNRFLVRYGIRLKSVPVEDIAYFMADDKLLYGFSVQGDRFIVDDTLSKLAPRLDPAFFFQINRKFIIHIQSIAEMVKMSRNRIKLQLHPQILDNLEIIVSEEKSNDFQLWLDK
- a CDS encoding tetratricopeptide repeat protein — its product is MKTTLQQQAWQALQEGNYKLAARNWIQGHCLPENLSELSELYQQVNTWNETSPDPDLCAILGLIALDNNEIFNSDREEALIQCVQWSKQGIALAPEHYSCIRHAGSALYWLKDWEAATKYYEKAVAISSSPTLQIRIFNIRNRNTAQPDFSSLHINMETDEAMEVYNAGVEINYLLNQYSEMPETERKRLTSLKTSYYERAYSLYRNTIVEKTGNPLNEDPHTFAMCCNNLAVEMRLLDQPDKAVAVTTEGMQYSYFSAILQNRFGAYLESGNSAEVVKDGELLIDDFAEQMDFLTYFNTIDHICNAHMELKNHEEALEWISLGQEEYYAIDATDPLISDPEIVRCFTNFFIYKANAEAALGIQPDTATAAAETEALLEEMPDNPSILISRANIFTEEGNYDKAIECYQYAIHLASEREAIRSAQVAFYNMGYLYVAHKRDNEAALDCFEQSITMGNPDFWCAYWATHCAYHLTENEKTIFYADSAIQVLPQQEGVTDDIVAELYEHLGSAQLDLELYAQAAQNYRQSLQYNFSQMVSDNLKVAEENIKNSGSDNFFRKLFGK